The following proteins are encoded in a genomic region of Clostridium kluyveri:
- a CDS encoding DUF4406 domain-containing protein produces MSINKYNTEGYYAPVTYEALMKIEKEERAARKVAAFRPMVYICSPYSGNIEKNTANARMYSRFAVAKKNIPFAPHLLLPQYISEGHERGLAMFMNKVFLGKCDELWVFGSEVSAGMSEEIEQAGKMRKKIRYFTAELQEVSQ; encoded by the coding sequence ATGTCAATTAATAAATACAATACAGAGGGTTATTACGCCCCTGTTACTTATGAGGCATTAATGAAAATTGAAAAGGAAGAGCGAGCAGCACGAAAGGTTGCCGCTTTTCGCCCTATGGTGTATATTTGCAGTCCTTATTCCGGGAATATCGAAAAAAATACAGCAAATGCAAGAATGTACTCAAGATTTGCTGTGGCAAAGAAAAACATACCATTTGCACCACATCTGTTGTTGCCTCAGTATATTTCAGAGGGGCATGAGCGTGGACTTGCTATGTTTATGAATAAGGTGTTTCTCGGTAAATGTGATGAATTATGGGTGTTCGGAAGTGAAGTATCTGCAGGAATGTCTGAAGAAATAGAACAGGCAGGAAAAATGAGAAAGAAAATAAGATATTTCACGGCAGAATTACAGGAGGTGTCGCAATGA
- a CDS encoding helix-turn-helix domain-containing protein: MSISYKKLWKLLIDKDMKKKDLREASGISTASMAKLGKNENVNTDILIKVCKALNCDISDIMEIEKTEETH, translated from the coding sequence ATGTCCATAAGTTATAAAAAGCTTTGGAAACTTCTAATTGATAAAGACATGAAAAAAAAGGACTTAAGAGAAGCCTCTGGTATTAGTACTGCTTCAATGGCTAAACTCGGAAAAAACGAGAATGTTAATACTGACATTTTAATAAAAGTATGTAAGGCTCTTAACTGTGATATTTCAGACATTATGGAAATTGAAAAAACTGAGGAAACCCATTAA
- a CDS encoding very short patch repair endonuclease, translated as MSDNHSKEVRSMNMSHIRSTNSKPEEIVRKYLFACGLRYRKNVRTLPGCPDIVLPKYKTIIFVNGCFWHHHDCGRFVWPSTNKEYWYEKINKNVERDKKNFQLLKQQGWNVLVIWECQLKKSVAESNLTSLYNDIIAQRH; from the coding sequence ATGTCAGATAATCACTCAAAAGAAGTTCGCAGCATGAACATGTCCCATATTCGAAGTACAAACTCTAAGCCAGAAGAAATTGTCAGAAAATATTTATTTGCCTGCGGATTAAGATATAGAAAAAATGTACGAACTCTTCCCGGATGTCCAGATATTGTTTTACCAAAATACAAAACCATTATATTTGTAAATGGCTGCTTTTGGCATCATCATGACTGCGGACGTTTTGTCTGGCCGTCAACAAATAAAGAGTATTGGTACGAAAAGATAAACAAGAATGTTGAACGTGATAAAAAGAATTTTCAGTTACTTAAGCAGCAGGGTTGGAATGTCCTTGTTATCTGGGAGTGTCAATTAAAAAAATCTGTTGCTGAATCCAATTTAACTTCACTTTACAACGATATTATTGCACAGCGACATTAA
- a CDS encoding ImmA/IrrE family metallo-endopeptidase: MAGNRSFKDYVTDRFYNELFTAIQSYTADNYDDLDLRLYRVRNIGGIEMSDIEVKFVSVNDLPDMKIDFDVAVEAELEVRESDYHYDESENCRQWFMLKCSGDLDCNLDDFTISSVTEYTSKNKQSKPMSDSLVPIINKEQLESVATDFLRRNYPEALKTPMAVEPQVLTEKMGLTVEMREITKDFSTFGQIYFHDCDAEFYNKNSDEMLQTHVDASTIFVDPKAYFLRNLGSVNNTIVHECVHWDKHRKAFELERLYNSSASKIKCQVVGGIKDNIRDATDWMEWQANALAPRIQMPLVMFKTKAFEFIKQFRAELGTSELIDVMEPVIDALATFFCVSRLAAKIRMIDAGYEEAIGTFTYIDGHYVKPHRFKKGTLQRNQTFSIGVIDAAIESMINPQLSSIGADGIYQYVDSHFVLNNQKYLTQDANGLIVLTNYVLNHMDECCLIFDLSVKAGYREKYHSECYLNRDAASSIVFEAHFSSENEDNLNHTEMIKQYNADLLSVARKLPMNFSGALDALIEWSEMTEEELAEAAEMSEKTIQRLRNNEPDNVTIETVVQLCIGMKLPPMLSNCLLRVSGKSFMMTEQHLMYQFLLNSCYTKTIYECNDMLVSQDLKPLGKQNRVA; the protein is encoded by the coding sequence TTGGCAGGTAATCGTTCTTTTAAAGATTATGTGACTGATAGATTCTATAATGAATTATTTACTGCCATACAAAGTTACACTGCAGATAACTACGATGACTTAGACTTAAGGTTATATAGAGTTCGAAACATCGGTGGCATAGAAATGTCAGATATAGAGGTAAAGTTTGTATCTGTTAATGATTTGCCGGATATGAAAATAGACTTTGATGTTGCTGTTGAAGCTGAACTAGAGGTCCGGGAGTCAGATTATCACTATGATGAATCCGAAAATTGTAGGCAGTGGTTTATGCTGAAGTGTTCTGGAGATCTGGATTGCAATTTGGATGATTTTACAATCTCCAGTGTAACAGAGTATACCAGCAAAAATAAACAGTCAAAACCTATGTCGGACTCTCTTGTCCCTATTATTAATAAAGAACAACTAGAGTCTGTTGCTACAGACTTCCTTCGTAGAAATTACCCAGAAGCATTAAAAACCCCAATGGCAGTTGAACCACAAGTGTTGACAGAAAAAATGGGCCTTACAGTAGAAATGAGAGAGATTACAAAAGATTTCTCTACTTTTGGACAGATATACTTTCATGACTGTGATGCAGAATTTTATAATAAAAACAGCGATGAAATGCTGCAGACCCATGTGGATGCCAGTACTATATTTGTGGATCCAAAAGCGTACTTTCTTCGTAATCTTGGATCAGTCAATAACACCATTGTGCACGAGTGCGTTCATTGGGACAAACATAGGAAAGCATTTGAATTGGAGCGATTATATAACAGCAGTGCTAGTAAAATTAAGTGTCAAGTAGTAGGTGGTATAAAAGATAACATTAGAGATGCAACTGACTGGATGGAGTGGCAGGCAAATGCACTTGCGCCGAGGATTCAAATGCCATTAGTTATGTTTAAAACAAAGGCTTTTGAATTTATCAAGCAGTTCCGAGCTGAACTTGGAACATCTGAACTTATAGATGTAATGGAACCAGTTATTGATGCATTAGCAACATTCTTCTGTGTATCAAGGTTAGCAGCTAAAATTCGCATGATTGATGCTGGATATGAAGAGGCTATAGGTACTTTTACTTACATTGATGGTCATTATGTCAAGCCACACAGATTCAAGAAAGGCACATTGCAAAGAAATCAAACTTTTTCAATTGGTGTAATAGATGCTGCGATTGAAAGTATGATTAATCCTCAACTGAGTTCTATTGGAGCAGATGGTATTTATCAATATGTAGATTCACATTTTGTTTTAAATAATCAAAAATACTTAACACAAGATGCTAATGGGCTTATAGTATTAACTAATTATGTACTAAATCATATGGACGAGTGCTGCTTGATTTTTGATTTATCAGTAAAGGCTGGTTATAGAGAAAAATACCATAGTGAATGTTATCTTAATAGAGATGCCGCATCAAGTATTGTTTTTGAGGCACATTTCTCTTCTGAAAATGAGGATAATTTAAACCACACAGAAATGATTAAGCAATACAATGCTGATTTGTTGTCAGTGGCTCGTAAGCTACCAATGAATTTTTCAGGAGCGTTGGATGCTCTTATCGAATGGTCTGAGATGACGGAAGAGGAACTTGCTGAAGCTGCTGAAATGAGTGAAAAGACAATACAGCGACTTAGAAATAATGAACCAGATAATGTAACCATTGAAACAGTAGTACAGCTTTGTATTGGGATGAAATTGCCACCAATGTTAAGTAATTGTCTATTGAGAGTTTCTGGGAAATCCTTTATGATGACAGAACAGCACCTGATGTATCAGTTTCTGTTGAATTCCTGTTATACGAAGACCATATATGAGTGCAATGATATGTTGGTATCACAGGATTTGAAACCACTTGGCAAGCAAAATAGAGTTGCTTAG
- a CDS encoding phage antirepressor KilAC domain-containing protein, translating to MSELQIFKNAEFGSIRTLVINDEPYFVGKDVAESLGYSNTKDALATHVDAEDKMVIQRSENTTFEIPNRGLTVINESGLYSLVFSSKVQNAKKFKRWVTSEVLPAIRKHGIYAVDELLNDPDMLIAALTKLKAEREKTNALMATVAVQNQQIVEMKPKASYYDVVLNCKDLVAISVIAKDYGWSANRMNQYLHDKGIQYKQGNKIWLLYQKYAEVGYTSTKTHSYPGSDGTMHTKVHTYWTQQGRLFIYGLLKADGILPTMEQED from the coding sequence ATGAGCGAATTACAGATTTTTAAGAATGCGGAGTTTGGCTCTATTCGTACACTTGTGATTAATGATGAGCCGTATTTTGTAGGTAAAGATGTAGCAGAAAGCCTTGGTTACAGTAATACAAAGGATGCACTTGCTACTCATGTTGATGCTGAAGATAAGATGGTAATCCAAAGGTCGGAAAATACGACCTTTGAAATTCCAAACCGAGGATTGACAGTTATCAACGAAAGTGGTCTTTACAGTCTTGTATTTTCAAGCAAGGTACAGAATGCTAAAAAATTTAAGCGTTGGGTTACATCAGAGGTTCTTCCTGCTATTAGAAAGCATGGCATCTATGCAGTAGATGAATTGCTTAATGACCCAGATATGTTGATTGCAGCACTTACAAAACTGAAAGCAGAGCGTGAAAAGACTAATGCACTTATGGCTACGGTGGCTGTTCAGAATCAGCAGATTGTGGAGATGAAACCGAAAGCCAGTTACTACGATGTAGTACTTAACTGCAAAGACCTTGTTGCTATTTCCGTGATTGCTAAAGACTACGGCTGGAGTGCCAATAGAATGAATCAGTATCTTCACGATAAGGGTATTCAGTACAAGCAGGGCAATAAAATATGGCTCTTGTATCAGAAGTACGCAGAGGTGGGTTACACAAGTACCAAAACCCACAGTTATCCCGGAAGTGACGGAACAATGCATACCAAGGTTCATACTTATTGGACACAACAGGGACGCTTGTTCATCTATGGACTTTTAAAGGCAGATGGTATTTTGCCTACGATGGAACAGGAGGATTAA
- a CDS encoding Z1 domain-containing protein, with protein sequence MQYLKTYLQKITDRGNVKLAESILTTAEDVGEQYIRNFSFTSHEIGLLFGNVQSGKTGQMFGIMCKAADLGFPAFILLTTDNVALQQQTLERVREDLDGFCICGENDSGLFIENSLVKPAIVILKKNSRMLRLWANIFNSTGFMKGNPLFIVDDEADAASLNTLVNRNGQSSINRYLDSIKNGASSSLYLQVTGTPQAILLQTLASGWHPYFTYYFHPGDGYLGGDFFFPTSGKPECIDYLETIKRPTRSVVIRHIAVSAQILASNGKVSNCLIHPSVRQAVHQRFADDVTKEINWCIEHINDEFITELQNHYDALMPDKSKKLSFDIIYKTARDLMENKCIKVLIMNGKTDVESPEYAAGCNFIIGGNTLGRGVTFPGLQTIYYTRTSKKPQADTMWQHSRMFGYDRDPGMIKIFINEQLYKLFADINATNNAIIAQAEQGIDNIKIYYPVGLNPTRKNVLDNKRVNILSGGTNYYPFYPDNDSIEDISKLLKPFSDNEPYYQVNLRFIKKILTHIIASPDFKLDAFLSVIDIFLSEQPAGQGILVVRRERNVAQGTGALLSPNDWTLGGTFLNKVVLTMYQVTGTKGWGGKTLWVPNIKLPHDTMYYDVCEDNTEA encoded by the coding sequence ATGCAATACTTAAAAACATACCTTCAAAAGATTACAGACCGAGGCAATGTAAAATTGGCGGAATCTATTTTAACAACTGCTGAAGATGTTGGCGAGCAGTATATTCGCAATTTTTCATTTACTAGTCATGAGATTGGACTATTATTTGGAAATGTACAGTCTGGAAAAACTGGTCAAATGTTTGGCATCATGTGCAAAGCCGCCGACTTAGGTTTCCCGGCATTTATCTTGCTCACTACGGACAATGTTGCTTTGCAGCAGCAAACTTTGGAGCGTGTCAGAGAAGATTTAGATGGTTTCTGTATTTGCGGTGAAAACGACTCAGGATTGTTTATTGAGAATAGCCTTGTAAAGCCAGCGATTGTCATCTTAAAGAAAAATTCAAGAATGCTGAGACTGTGGGCGAATATATTTAACTCCACGGGTTTCATGAAAGGAAATCCTCTTTTTATAGTTGACGACGAGGCAGATGCCGCTTCCTTGAATACACTTGTAAACCGCAATGGTCAGTCATCGATTAATAGGTATTTGGACTCTATAAAGAATGGTGCATCAAGCAGTCTATATCTACAGGTTACCGGTACTCCTCAAGCAATCTTACTACAGACACTTGCTTCCGGATGGCATCCGTATTTTACATATTACTTCCATCCCGGCGATGGTTATTTAGGTGGAGACTTTTTCTTCCCAACAAGTGGCAAACCTGAATGCATTGATTATCTTGAGACAATCAAACGACCAACAAGAAGTGTTGTTATACGACATATAGCTGTTTCTGCTCAAATTTTAGCATCCAACGGCAAAGTGTCAAATTGCCTTATACATCCGAGTGTACGTCAAGCTGTCCACCAGCGTTTTGCTGACGACGTCACAAAAGAAATAAATTGGTGTATTGAACATATCAATGATGAGTTCATCACCGAATTACAAAACCATTACGACGCTTTAATGCCTGACAAAAGTAAAAAACTTTCCTTCGATATTATATATAAAACTGCTAGGGACTTGATGGAAAACAAGTGTATAAAAGTTCTTATAATGAATGGAAAGACAGATGTTGAGAGCCCTGAATATGCAGCAGGCTGTAATTTTATCATTGGCGGAAATACTCTTGGTCGAGGCGTTACTTTTCCCGGTCTGCAGACAATTTACTATACAAGAACAAGCAAAAAGCCTCAAGCTGACACTATGTGGCAGCATAGCCGGATGTTCGGTTATGACAGAGACCCCGGCATGATCAAAATATTTATAAATGAACAACTCTATAAATTATTTGCGGATATTAATGCTACTAACAATGCCATAATCGCCCAAGCAGAGCAGGGAATTGATAATATTAAAATCTATTATCCAGTTGGATTGAATCCAACTAGAAAGAATGTTCTTGATAATAAACGAGTCAACATTCTCTCCGGTGGAACGAACTATTATCCATTTTATCCTGATAATGACTCTATAGAGGATATATCAAAGCTGTTGAAGCCTTTCTCTGATAATGAACCTTATTACCAAGTAAATTTAAGATTTATTAAGAAAATTTTGACCCATATTATTGCCAGTCCGGATTTTAAGTTAGACGCATTCCTTTCTGTCATTGACATATTTCTTTCAGAGCAGCCTGCTGGACAGGGTATTTTGGTAGTTAGAAGAGAAAGGAATGTAGCACAAGGCACAGGTGCGTTGTTATCTCCAAATGACTGGACACTTGGCGGCACTTTTCTCAATAAAGTCGTCCTTACCATGTATCAAGTGACTGGTACTAAGGGATGGGGCGGGAAAACTCTCTGGGTGCCAAATATTAAACTTCCTCACGATACAATGTATTATGATGTGTGTGAAGATAATACAGAAGCATAG
- a CDS encoding phage/plasmid primase, P4 family, producing MIKLTIYMADCVGGLSNCIYPNKNIITDEQSMRAAMQHDHVTAEYKDNYRSNSNFISADNVPLDCDNDHSDNSDEWITPFEVAMAFPDVSFVAVYSRKHMKVKDEKSARPRFHVYFVIPAVTDSKEYASLKKRITAAFPYFDSNALDSARLLFGVTNPEVEFYEGRRTIVDFLDDLDFEEWDNQQSQVPQGKRNNTMSHYAGKIIKRYGDTEEAYQLYLQKAEKCNPPLENAELKTIWNSALKFGAKVSAQEGYIPPEQYNAGFQLEPEDYSDVGQAVVLSREYYNRLRYSPSTGYLVYNGSFWEESDPLSQEVAQELTTRQLAEAQVEIKKRLKEMEQNGAFEILAQMGAKKAVSAFNEVQVHSFELYEDAINYKKYAIKRRDSKYISSALKEVRPMVGIMQNLLDENEFLLNAPSVTYDLRKGISEVRNHEALDYITKQTAVDATDMVAKLWEDALDTFFCGDKDLIDYVQKIVGLSAIGKVYVEALIIAYGEGRNGKSTFWNVVSRVLGSYSGNISADVLTVGCKRNVKPELAEAKGKRLLIAAELEEGMRLNTSNVKQLCSTDEIYAEKKYKAPFSYIPNHTLVLYTNHLPKVGAIDKGTWRRLIVIPFEAKIEGSADVKNFADYLFENAGGAILSWVIQGAKKVIQENFNIEPPQKVKDAIHKYKENNDWMSHFLMECCEVDEGYTAKSGEVYNSYRAYCTQVGDFIRSTADFYTALESSGFDRKKTRDCNLIIGLRLKSDFLE from the coding sequence ATGATAAAGTTAACGATTTATATGGCAGACTGCGTTGGCGGTCTGTCTAACTGTATTTATCCAAATAAAAATATTATTACGGATGAGCAGTCAATGAGAGCTGCAATGCAGCATGACCATGTAACGGCAGAGTATAAGGATAATTACCGTAGCAATTCCAACTTTATCAGTGCCGACAATGTTCCTCTTGATTGCGACAATGACCATAGTGATAACTCGGATGAATGGATTACTCCGTTTGAAGTTGCAATGGCATTTCCGGATGTGTCCTTTGTGGCTGTATATAGCAGAAAGCATATGAAGGTAAAAGACGAAAAGTCTGCACGTCCAAGATTTCATGTGTATTTTGTGATACCAGCTGTTACAGATTCCAAGGAATATGCATCACTAAAAAAGAGAATTACAGCTGCTTTCCCCTACTTTGACAGTAATGCTCTTGATAGTGCAAGGCTGCTTTTTGGTGTTACAAATCCAGAAGTGGAGTTTTATGAGGGCAGAAGAACTATTGTAGATTTTCTTGATGATCTGGACTTTGAAGAATGGGATAATCAGCAAAGCCAAGTTCCGCAGGGAAAGCGTAATAATACCATGTCACACTATGCTGGAAAAATCATCAAACGCTATGGGGATACCGAGGAGGCATATCAGTTATATTTGCAAAAAGCTGAAAAATGCAATCCTCCCCTTGAGAACGCTGAACTGAAAACTATATGGAATAGTGCCTTAAAGTTTGGTGCAAAGGTATCTGCGCAGGAAGGATATATTCCACCAGAGCAGTATAATGCAGGTTTTCAATTAGAACCGGAAGATTACTCTGATGTGGGACAGGCAGTTGTGCTATCAAGGGAATATTATAACCGTTTAAGATACTCTCCATCTACAGGATACCTTGTATATAACGGTAGTTTTTGGGAAGAGTCAGACCCTTTGTCGCAGGAGGTGGCACAGGAGCTAACCACAAGACAGCTTGCCGAGGCGCAGGTTGAAATTAAAAAAAGACTAAAGGAAATGGAGCAAAACGGTGCCTTTGAGATACTGGCACAGATGGGTGCGAAAAAAGCTGTTTCAGCATTTAATGAAGTTCAGGTACATTCCTTTGAACTGTATGAGGATGCCATCAATTATAAGAAATATGCCATCAAAAGACGTGACTCAAAATACATCTCATCGGCACTAAAGGAAGTAAGACCGATGGTAGGTATTATGCAGAACCTACTTGATGAAAATGAGTTTTTACTTAACGCTCCCAGTGTCACTTATGACCTTAGAAAAGGCATCAGCGAAGTTAGAAATCATGAGGCACTTGACTATATTACAAAGCAGACTGCAGTGGATGCAACCGATATGGTTGCGAAATTGTGGGAGGATGCTCTTGATACATTTTTCTGTGGAGATAAGGACCTAATTGATTATGTTCAGAAAATCGTGGGTTTGTCTGCTATCGGAAAGGTATATGTGGAGGCTCTTATTATTGCCTATGGTGAGGGCCGAAACGGAAAATCTACTTTCTGGAATGTGGTATCCCGTGTACTTGGTAGTTATAGTGGTAATATTTCTGCTGATGTATTAACGGTAGGATGCAAAAGAAATGTAAAGCCGGAACTTGCGGAGGCGAAGGGTAAAAGACTTTTAATTGCAGCAGAACTGGAGGAAGGGATGCGACTTAATACCTCCAATGTAAAACAACTTTGCTCCACGGATGAAATCTACGCAGAGAAAAAATACAAAGCACCTTTTTCCTATATTCCAAACCATACGCTTGTGCTTTATACCAACCACCTGCCAAAGGTTGGTGCCATCGATAAAGGTACATGGCGAAGACTGATTGTTATTCCCTTTGAGGCGAAGATTGAAGGCAGTGCAGATGTAAAGAATTTTGCAGATTATCTGTTTGAGAATGCGGGTGGTGCTATTTTATCTTGGGTAATCCAGGGTGCGAAAAAAGTGATCCAAGAAAACTTCAATATTGAACCTCCTCAGAAGGTTAAGGACGCTATTCATAAATACAAGGAAAATAATGACTGGATGTCCCACTTTTTGATGGAGTGCTGTGAAGTGGATGAAGGTTATACGGCAAAATCAGGAGAGGTTTATAACTCATACCGTGCATATTGTACGCAGGTGGGTGACTTTATTCGTAGCACAGCTGATTTTTACACAGCCTTGGAAAGCAGCGGTTTCGACCGTAAAAAGACCCGAGATTGCAACCTGATCATTGGATTAAGATTAAAGTCAGATTTCTTGGAATAA
- a CDS encoding restriction endonuclease PLD domain-containing protein — MKLLYSNILPLATLQGQETIIDCFNQQIAKSDRVEIAVGYISRVALEELGRLVEELNISSICLTIGMYFIEGMPEGSYNAVLELNKKWREAGIGEIKIVKAFKYHGKLYCFYKDGQPFSAIIGSANLGVIKLDANNRRQYEISSITDDANECREIADFIERLKMQNCSDNIASITRMPIIREINTSLSGIDMVTQIPQTGVQLYAQHKTGVSFVLPLKVPAYKERHMDDGKHFTKSNINVSYAAPRSRRKSRDWYETQLTVSKEITRSEGYPEKNKTFFVVTDDGYWFKAHTTSDGNKQFSAVGDELILGRWIKGRLAAAGLVKPVNDTQADTDRKGMITKEMLQAYGCDSLVLSKTDQKALDEDGSELDVWVLSFETTTNE; from the coding sequence ATGAAACTGTTGTATTCAAATATCCTGCCGCTTGCTACATTACAGGGTCAAGAAACAATTATTGACTGCTTTAACCAACAAATTGCAAAGTCAGACCGAGTTGAAATTGCGGTTGGATACATCTCCCGTGTAGCCTTGGAAGAACTAGGCCGCCTGGTCGAAGAACTCAATATATCCAGTATATGCCTTACTATTGGTATGTACTTCATCGAAGGAATGCCGGAAGGATCATACAATGCTGTGCTTGAACTGAATAAAAAATGGAGAGAGGCGGGCATTGGCGAAATTAAGATTGTAAAGGCATTTAAGTACCACGGTAAATTATACTGTTTCTATAAGGATGGACAACCTTTTTCAGCTATCATTGGTTCTGCAAACTTAGGTGTAATCAAATTAGATGCAAATAACCGCCGACAGTATGAAATCTCATCAATTACTGATGATGCTAATGAATGCAGAGAAATTGCAGATTTTATAGAGAGGCTAAAAATGCAGAATTGCTCAGATAATATTGCCAGCATAACGAGAATGCCAATAATCAGGGAAATTAACACATCACTTAGCGGTATTGATATGGTAACACAAATTCCCCAAACTGGTGTACAGCTTTATGCACAGCATAAAACAGGTGTTTCTTTTGTGTTGCCGTTAAAAGTTCCTGCTTACAAAGAGCGACACATGGACGATGGCAAGCATTTTACAAAATCAAATATTAACGTTAGCTATGCCGCACCGAGAAGCAGGAGAAAATCCCGTGATTGGTATGAGACCCAGTTGACCGTGAGCAAAGAGATAACTCGCTCCGAGGGATACCCTGAAAAGAACAAAACTTTCTTTGTTGTTACCGATGACGGCTATTGGTTTAAAGCTCATACTACAAGTGATGGCAATAAACAGTTCAGTGCTGTTGGAGATGAACTTATTCTTGGCCGTTGGATTAAGGGCAGACTTGCGGCTGCAGGACTTGTAAAACCTGTGAATGATACTCAAGCTGATACAGACCGTAAGGGCATGATTACGAAAGAAATGCTGCAGGCATATGGCTGCGATAGCCTTGTGCTTTCTAAAACTGACCAGAAAGCATTGGACGAAGACGGCTCTGAACTTGATGTATGGGTTTTATCATTTGAAACAACTACTAACGAATGA
- a CDS encoding restriction endonuclease PLD domain-containing protein: MFTNNIAQKILFAPPLQGADTLLILSGYATPNMASWLIKSFQEQNMHLVNISLLIGMVPYDGLSVPIHEGFKELHGKAYPNAVDSFSCSYVCENPPVHANLYIWLKGELPMQAYTGSADFVQNAFIPSRKEIVECCNPEEAYKFFEKVEANSIYCNHAEVEDHIVLRPTHQILDAESKPITTLAGEGIISTTLSLLTNRGDVGEKSGLNWGQRKGRNRNQAYIHLPAKIARSGFFPLDKQHFTVVTDDSHTLLLRVEQQNNKAITTPLSNAQLGEYFRNRLGLGNGAFVTKQDLLNYGRTDITFYKIDDEEYYMDFSPHPSI; encoded by the coding sequence ATGTTTACCAATAATATAGCACAAAAAATTTTATTTGCTCCTCCACTCCAAGGAGCAGATACATTATTAATATTAAGTGGATATGCTACTCCTAATATGGCATCGTGGCTAATAAAGAGTTTTCAGGAGCAAAATATGCACCTTGTCAATATTTCATTGCTTATAGGCATGGTACCTTACGATGGGTTAAGTGTTCCTATACATGAAGGTTTTAAGGAACTCCATGGCAAGGCATATCCAAATGCCGTGGATAGCTTTTCCTGCAGCTATGTTTGCGAAAACCCTCCGGTCCATGCAAATTTGTACATTTGGCTAAAAGGTGAATTGCCAATGCAGGCATATACAGGTTCTGCTGATTTTGTGCAGAATGCATTTATTCCATCTCGAAAGGAAATCGTGGAATGCTGTAATCCAGAAGAAGCATATAAATTTTTTGAGAAAGTTGAAGCAAATTCCATCTATTGTAACCATGCAGAGGTCGAAGACCATATTGTTCTCCGTCCAACACATCAAATTCTAGATGCTGAAAGTAAGCCAATAACCACTTTGGCTGGAGAAGGTATTATTTCCACAACACTATCTCTTCTTACAAATAGAGGTGATGTTGGAGAAAAGTCCGGTTTAAATTGGGGGCAACGTAAGGGCAGAAATAGAAACCAAGCTTATATACACCTTCCTGCTAAAATTGCAAGAAGTGGTTTCTTCCCGCTTGACAAACAGCATTTTACTGTTGTTACAGACGACAGTCACACGCTTCTTTTAAGGGTCGAGCAACAAAACAACAAGGCAATTACAACACCTCTTAGCAATGCTCAGCTTGGAGAATACTTTCGAAACCGTTTAGGTCTCGGAAATGGTGCATTTGTTACAAAACAAGATTTATTGAACTACGGAAGAACAGATATTACCTTTTACAAAATCGATGACGAAGAATATTATATGGATTTTTCTCCGCATCCCTCAATATGA